One window of Trifolium pratense cultivar HEN17-A07 linkage group LG5, ARS_RC_1.1, whole genome shotgun sequence genomic DNA carries:
- the LOC123885217 gene encoding NAC domain-containing protein 87-like, translating to MEESIVLNKSDEALDLPAGFRFHPNDDEIITCYLINKVLNSSFSAIAIGEADLNKCEPWDLPKKAKMGEKDWYFFCQRDRKYPTGTRTNRATESGYWKATGKDKEIYKGKSNQLIGMKKTLVFYKGRAPRGEKTNWVMHEFRLDGKLATCNLPKDAKDEWVVSRIFNKNINNEVKRTTSISNLLRINSISDDLLDFSSLPPLVEPPFSNNTIIDHHDFKGTNSSPSSSNGYYFPSYLINNEINHVTNQGNFNNPMQKSTFSSHQPQPQPQIQIPKAPMNKNMLTNLYSYMNQGNNNSNGYIYGLENKECKMEQFSTNNSMVSVSQDTCLSNDINNDISSVVSKQENMGMDTTLYEELECPSSIGPLSNFEYLWDNY from the exons aTGGAAGAATCTATTGTACTTAACAAAAGTGATGAAGCTCTTGATTTACCTGCTGGTTTCAGATTCCACCCTAATGATGATGAAATCATTACTTGTTATTTAATTAACAAGGTTTTGAATAGTAGCTTTAGTGCAATTGCAATTGGTGAAGCTGATTTGAATAAGTGTGAGCCATGGGATTTACCaa agaaAGCTAAGATGGGTGAGAAAGATTGGTATTTCTTTTGTCAAAGAGATAGGAAGTATCCAACTGGAACAAGAACTAATAGAGCAACTGAATCTGGATATTGGAAAGCAACTGGAAAAGATAAAGAGATCTACAAAGGGAAAAGTAACCAACTTATTGGAATGAAGAAAACTCTTGTGTTCTATAAAGGTAGAGCTCCAAGAGGAGAGAAAACCAATTGGGTTATGCATGAATTTAGATTGGATGGAAAATTAGCAACTTGCAACCTTCCTAAGGATGCTAAG GATGAATGGGTTGTGTCAAGGATTTTCAACAAGAACATCAACAATGAAGTTAAAAGGACTACTTCAATTTCCAATCTTTTAAGGATAAACTCAATAAGTGATGATTTATTGGATTTTTCTTCACTTCCACCTCTTGTGGAACCTCCTTTTAGCAATAATACAATTATTGATCATCATGACTTCAAAGGCACCAATTCATCACCTTCATCATCAAATGGTTACTATTTTCCAAGCTACTTAATCAACAATGAAATTAATCATGTCACAAACCAAGGAAATTTCAATAATCCAATGCAAAAAAGCACATTTTCATCACAtcaacctcaacctcaacctcaaATCCAAATTCCAAAAGCACCAATGAACAAAAATATGTTAACAAATTTATATTCTTATATGAATCAAGGGAATAATAATAGCAATGGTTACATTTATGGATTGGAAAATAAAGAGTGTAAGATGGAGCAATTCTCTACCAACAATTCTATGGTGAGTGTTTCACAAGACACATGTTTGAGCAATGACATAAACAATGACATATCTTCTGTGGTTTCAAAGCAAGAAAATATGGGAATGGATACAACATTGTATGAAGAACTTGAGTGCCCTTCATCAATTGGTCCCCTCTCAAATTTTGAATATTTGTGGGATAACTATTGA